In the Apteryx mantelli isolate bAptMan1 chromosome 1, bAptMan1.hap1, whole genome shotgun sequence genome, one interval contains:
- the LOC106487989 gene encoding endonuclease domain-containing 1 protein-like: MLLLLLLQISGSCLWLGRSEVVTSFESSCPQFFFKETPPNEALEPNSPARICQRYKNQYYFATLYDRDRRIPVYSAYLYQPGSGKRPKTWMVEPQLMGSVYPSTMEREWTLLNYFSVTSEQLSKSQAVLKDYKNLTGLNRGHLNPSGHHPDNSSRTATFTLTNIVPQNEKLNGGAWKNYEQQTMIKETQGCATTYVVVGAVPGNNYIANGRVNKPSHLWSGVCCEMDNDEKKAWAVIAENDRNNIQLITLGELEEMLTKLYGRDQVSLFDRDCPRE, encoded by the exons ATGCTGTTACTGCTACTGCTGCAGATCTCAGGGAGCTGCCTCTGGCTGGGACGCAGTGAGGTGGTGACATCGTTTGAAAGTTCATGCCCTCAGTTTTTCTTCAAGGAAACTCCTCCAAATGAAGCCCTGGAACCAAACAGTCCAGCCCGAATTTGCCAACGTTACAAAAACCAGTATTACTTTGCTACCCTGTACGACAGGGACAGGCGTATTCCTGTATACTCTGCTTACCTGTACCAGCCTGGATCTGGCAAGAGGCCTAAAACTTGGATGGTTGAGCCCCAG CTGATGGGTTCAGTTTATCCCAGCACAATGGAAAGAGAATGGACCCTCTTAAATTATTTCAGCGTCACCTCAGAGCAACTCAGCAAGAGCCAGGCTGTCCTCAAAGATTACAAGAACCTGACAGGTTTGAACCGCGGCCATTTGAACCCCAGTGGCCATCACCCCGACAACAGCAGCAGGACGGCTACCTTCACCCTCACCAACATAGTTCCCCAGAACGAAAAACTCAATGGTGGGGCCTGGAAAAACTATGAGCAGCAAACAATGATCAAGGAGACGCAAGGCTGTGCCACCACCTATGTCGTCGTGGGTGCCGTGCCGGGGAACAACTATATTGCCAATGGGCGGGTTAATAAACCCAGCCACCTCTGGTCTGGTGTCTGCTGTGAGATGGACAACGATGAGAAGAAGGCCTGGGCTGTCATTGCTGAGAACGACAGGAACAACATCCAGCTCATCACGCTGGGAGAGCTGGAGGAAATGTTGACCAAGCTCTATGGGAGGGACCAGGTTTCTCTGTTTGACAGAGACTGTCCTCGAGAATAA